A single Callithrix jacchus isolate 240 chromosome 4, calJac240_pri, whole genome shotgun sequence DNA region contains:
- the LOC103792639 gene encoding uncharacterized protein LOC103792639, whose protein sequence is MTRPESRSALSSAWLPRAPASWARGPDRAWEEGQSARSSPGGARAPGRYPLLSSEAARSVSAPRVLEFTVTASGAYDATWRDEVHGSDSTPGAGLDLRFRKPLWATLSCHQKQIISGGKTNFALKDKQQNAEVGKSLHKWKHTEQNQAATSSTW, encoded by the exons ATGACGCGCCCAGAGAGCCGCTCCGCCCTTTCCTCGGCTTGGCTCCCACGGGCCCCCGCCTCCTGGGCCCGAGGCCCAGACAG GGCCTGGGAAGAGGGGCAGTCCGCGAGGAGCAGCCCAGGTGGGGCGAGGGCACCGGGACGCTATCCCCTTCTGAGCTCTGAAGCAGCCAGGTCAGTGTCGGCTCCGCGAGTGCTGGAGTTCACGGTGACAGCCAGCGGAGCATATGATGCCACGTGGAGAGACGAAGTACACGGGTCGGATTCCACGCCGGGAGCCGGCCTGGATCTGCGCTTTAGGAAGCCACTGTGGGCGACCCTGTCTTGTCACCAG aaACAGATTATTAGCGGAGGAAAAACCAATTTCGCTCTCAAGGATAAGCAACAAAATGCTGAAGTGGGGAAAAGCCtacacaaatggaaacacactGAACAAAATCAAGCAGCGACCAGTTCCACATGGTGA